ATAAGATAGCCTCCAGGCTTTAATAAACGTTTAAACTCACTCAATGCCGCCAAGGGGTCGGGAATATGCTCAAAAACTTCAACGCATAGTATTGCATCAAAAGAATTATCAGGCTCAGGGATGGCTGTTATGTCACTAACTATGTCAAGTTTTGTTTGATCCCAGCTTCCGGTTTGTAATCCGGTATCTCCACTTCCATCGTATTGACCAAAATCCTGTGCCACATAATTTAAATGACTACAATGCTTCTTAAACCTAAGTTCTCCTGCGCCTGCATCTAAAATGCGAGAGCCTGAAGGTATTTTTTTTAATGTATCTATTATCCATTGAACGCGAGCGCTATCATTATCCTGTCCTACTTTCATTGTCGTCGGGTTATATTTTAGATACAAAAATTGTGTTTATTTGGTTGTCTGCAAATACGTGATACCCATTTTGCTTCATTACGTCAAAAATCCCTTCTATTCTTTTAATCTGACCTGTTGGTTCAAAATAAGCGGTCTCGATGCAAAAAATTTCAGGTCTGAACTTAGAAAAATCAAAACTTCTTACAATTTCCTCGTTCCATCCTTCCACATCTAATGAAATGAAATTAGGGGTTGTTCCTTTGAAGTTTTCGCTAATAATGTTATTGACGTTTTTAAGCGGTATCTTAATTACACTTTTTATCTTAAATGTGCCCTCTTTATCCAATGCTTCTGCGTCTTCTTTTGAAAATGTATTTAGCGTATTTACACTCATCACGTAAAAATCAGCAACACTTTCTTCTCCTGATGATAAACCTACATTAAGGCAGACATCGTTTGGACGTTGAGACTTTATCACACGTACCAAGGAAGGATCGGGCTCAACACATACCCCGTTGTTTCCTTTTTTGTATAGCAAATAGGTGTTGTTGAATTTTTTTGGATGGTTAGTACCTATATCAAGGTAGGTGAGTTTGCTTAACCCCATTCGTTCAGCAATAAGTTGCACCACAATATCTTCTCCGGCTTGTGCATACGATACTTGTTTGTATGCCGCTCCGGTTATCTTTCTTAGCTTGTTTATTATTTTACCAATCATAGTTTCAGGTCGGGCAAATTTATA
The sequence above is drawn from the Bacteroidota bacterium genome and encodes:
- a CDS encoding FkbM family methyltransferase, translated to MIGKIINKLRKITGAAYKQVSYAQAGEDIVVQLIAERMGLSKLTYLDIGTNHPKKFNNTYLLYKKGNNGVCVEPDPSLVRVIKSQRPNDVCLNVGLSSGEESVADFYVMSVNTLNTFSKEDAEALDKEGTFKIKSVIKIPLKNVNNIISENFKGTTPNFISLDVEGWNEEIVRSFDFSKFRPEIFCIETAYFEPTGQIKRIEGIFDVMKQNGYHVFADNQINTIFVSKI
- a CDS encoding methyltransferase domain-containing protein translates to MKVGQDNDSARVQWIIDTLKKIPSGSRILDAGAGELRFKKHCSHLNYVAQDFGQYDGSGDTGLQTGSWDQTKLDIVSDITAIPEPDNSFDAILCVEVFEHIPDPLAALSEFKRLLKPGGYLIITAPFASITHFAPYFFYSGFSRYFYETHLANNGFEITELKLNGNYFDYLAQELRRINFVAAKYTGSKQGIIGKVGVQLLLWSLTKLSAKGKNSSELLSYGGQVFARKK